ataataataacaataataaccatagtaacgataataatgataataacgttaataacgttaataacaatagtaatagtagaaataataatatatatcaaaacgattttaatgataagagcgataacaatagcaatattaataaccataataacgattataatgatattaacgataataatagatgttatattaacattatttacaataatgacgacaataacgatgataaccataataataataataataagaagaacaataataaaaataataaccataaaacgatattagcaataataacattaacgatagtaacgataatatcgataataataataattattttaacaataataacgataataacgatattaacgataataaaaataaggataataacgataatagtaataacaataatatcgatagtaaccataatattgataaagacgataataatattaataataataaggattataacgataattacgataattgtaatgacaataaaaacgatagaaacaataatgagaataatgacggtaataataataataataataataataacaataataacgataataacaataataataagaacaatattaacgataataacgataataacgataatattaataacaatagtaacgataattgcgataataacggtacttataaaataataataatgaaaataaggataataattatgtcaacgataataatattaacaataataataataataacgataataccgataataataataataataataacgataacagtaaggataatgacgaatataatattaattataataactttatgaacgataattacgataataacgataataataataacgataatttttttttggtctgAGGATTCCAAACTTCATGCACTGACCCAGAGACCCTAGAGGAACCCGTTACCATTTGGGTCCCCCGTTGAATTCCCTTGAGTGTCGGTCTcaccgttggaataggcaTTACCGACTAAACTCATATTCATCCTAttggcatagtgaaaccacCCGGCACCGTAATGTGACATTTATTCATGATGGCGTCACTTCATCATATCCCATTAATTAGAACTCCCACAATTTGACTCTACGTGGCAGCATCTTGGTGCAACTTTGGTGGCACGTCTATGGGCCGCCCATATCCTTCTACTTTTTACGTAAGATTGCCCTCACGTAGCAGTCATCCCTGTTCCACTAGTTCTGCCCTCGCAGCACTTTCTCGACAATGTTTTCCGGCGAGATGACTCCGAGCTCCTGCTCCAAGGCAAATCGTTCGGTGCTCCACCGTGCACATATGAAAACGTGCGATGGGCGTCGTCGACGATTGAGTCGCTATTGGGACATTTTCTGTCTGCaaccttcctcatttttgCGAGGTAGGAGTAGAACAGACCATGCCCTGTCAGAAATTGGGTGAGGAAGAAGTCGACCACCCCCGCCTCCTTGTTTAGCCAGGTGTCCAGCCGATTGACGAGTCGGGCCGTCCATCTGTCCCTAGGCTCCCGGTCACATCTGCTCTGCCAGGTCTCGATGCTGGTAGACCTGGCGAGCCATGATATCTCCTCCTTACCAAAAGCGTACCTTTGCtggtggacgaattgtctctcctgggCTAGTATATCGATCGGGATTATTCCCGCGACCACTAGCACCGCGGGCTTTGTGACCGTGCGGTAGAAGCAAGCGATTCGGAGAGAGCCCCTCCTCTGTACCGCGGCTATGCGCTTGCTATAATTCTCTTTTCGCAACGCCTCCGCACATACTCCTGCGCCGTACAGTATCACTGCTTCGAAGGCACACATTAGTATTCGCCTAATGCACGGCCGGGGGCCGTTGACAATGGCCATAAATGTGCCCATCGTGGTTACAACTTTTGCAGCTTTGTCAGCCGCCCTTATTATATGCTCTCCGTAATTCAGTTTGCAATCTAGCATTATTCCAATGTACCTGACAGACGGCTTTGCCTGGACCGTCGCGTCTCCTACGGTGAAGTTGCGGAAGGTGTTGATGCCCGTCTTCGATAGTAGCACGATTTATGTTATCTGGGCTGCTAAGGATAGCCCGTGTTCTTCTATCCTGGAGATGACTCTACGCATGACCTAGTTGAGCTGCAGCTGTGCCCCCTGCATGTCTCTTACAGTTATGATAACTGCAATGTCGTCTGCGTACCCAACCAAGAAAGCGCCTTCAAGTAATGCCATACGTAGGATacatcgtagaaaatattccacATATACAGTCCTAGTATGTAGTCCTGAGCTGCCCCCGATGTCAACTACAGGCTTTTTGGATCATCGCCTGCATTGTATTCTAGGAAGCGCTCGTTCAGGTAAtccccgagtattcggagtaGGTTCCCCGGaactctgaaattacgttcgagcgcttccattgccaagtcccacctgacggagttgaaggcatttcttACGTCTAAGGTGCCCAACAGACACAAAGGGCTGGAATGGTGATTCCCGCGTCAGTCATTTTTGCGACTATGACAACCTCCTGACCtgcgtggatggtggagaggccGGATCGAAATCCACACTGGCGAGCTTCAAGATTTCCTGATGTCCTCACGGCTGGGTGCAGCAGTGGCCTATGCAGCGTCTCCAGCCGTATCGAGCATACATATAGGCCTGTATGACGAAACTGCCCCTGCTGGACCATTGCACTTGCTGATGAGCACAAgcctcgctttcttccacggggTGGGGAAGATGCCCTCCCTGAGGCACATGTTGTACACATTTAGCAAGAGCTCAGAGTGACTTTGCGCGACGGCTTTAATTACCTTCGCTGGAAGTCCGCCAGGACCTGGAGCCTTCATGTTCCGTATAGAAGTTGCGGCCCTGAGTAGCTCTTTTTCCGTAAATTGTCGCGCTTCTGTTATGCAAGGCGCAGTCATGGTAATCTTTCTCTTCGGCTGTGAGGGGAATATAGTATGCACGATGTATTCCATCGTCCTCGCGTCCTTAAGGATTCCTTGCGTTTGAGTCACTAGCTTGCGAGTGACGATCTGATACTCTAATATCCACGTATTTTTATCGCCTTCCAGGCACAGCTACTTCCAGCATTGTCGTTGACTGGCCATTATTGCCCACTTCAAAGCTTTTTTGGCCGCTTGATACTCTGAAGCCAAGTAAGCAGCGTCGAGTTCGCGTCTCTTCGCTAGTTGTGCCAATTGGCGAAGCCTTAAGCACTTTTACGAAGATCTGAGATATCGTTCGTCCACCAGTATGCAGGACGCCTCTGCCGTTTCGTCGTCTTCCTTGGCACCGCTATCGAGCTGCATAATTGCTGCAGAAATCGTTCTGAATTGTGCTGTTGGCGATAGATTCACGGAAGCAATTTGATGGGATCTCCAACCTTCTTCTATGACCGAAGACAGACTCTCTCAATCCATTCTTGCAATGTTCTACCGGAGGGGTCTTTCTGCACTTGTCACTAATAGCCTCCTATCCTGTACATCGAATAGGATGTACTGATGGTCGCTCCAGTTATCATTTTCAATTA
This region of Vespa crabro chromosome 23, iyVesCrab1.2, whole genome shotgun sequence genomic DNA includes:
- the LOC124432139 gene encoding uncharacterized protein LOC124432139, which codes for MLDCKLNYGEHIIRAADKAAKVVTTMGTFMAIVNGPRPCIRRILMCAFEAVILYGAGVCAEALRKENYSKRIAAVQRRGSLRIACFYRTVTKPAVLVVAGIIPIDILAQERQFVHQQRYAFGKEEISWLARSTSIETWQSRCDREPRDRWTARLVNRLDTWLNKEAGVVDFFLTQFLTGHGLFYSYLAKMRKVADRKCPNSDSIVDDAHRTFSYVHGGAPNDLPWSRSSESSRRKTLSRKCCEGRTSGTGMTAT